Part of the Paroedura picta isolate Pp20150507F chromosome 3, Ppicta_v3.0, whole genome shotgun sequence genome is shown below.
CACAAACATTAATGGCCAAATTCTTTCTGGATAAGAGCAGAAGTCTTTAGAGTAGGATATTGCAACAATTATGACATCATTGCTCTAACTAAATTGCACCAAGTGAGGCCCATGCACAATAAAAATTCTGTCCTTGCCTTGGTAGAAGTGGCATTCTTTCCTGCATGATTTCTGAAAGCAAGTGGAAAAGATAAGTGCCACTTAACACATGACATTGTAAAAAATTGATCTTAGTTCAGTGTAGGAAAATCTGTGTGTTCTGTGATGCATGATAACTTCACAAAAGTCTATTTTGGAGCATGGTCACAGTGCAAAACTTCTAATTATGTACACATTTTGCTGAACAAACACATTTGTTGATCATAGACGCCAGTGTGACTTGGTAGTCAGATTAGAATTGGTGAGACTTTGGCCATTTCcacatgtgcaaaatgtagcatattcagccccctccacatgacggcGCCAACATCCTGAGACTGCCTAGCAGGTGGCTCGCGATTTCAGCATTTTTAAATCACAATGTGGTAAATACAGGAAAgcggatttaccaccctaaaataCATGAGCAACTGGTGATCAGCCAGGGAAAAGATTGTAAGGAGAGGGAAATGTGTGATAGTCTCTTGAGtattgtcccgcccttgcacccactctcccctctccatttcctgcccgaaaaattatttttattgaaacCCATGCCtccgggagggtggtatataaatataaataaataaataaccacacAAGATACAGCACACACACACGGAAGTAcggcaagggaggcagattcccacccctgcagtagttcaaccgCAATCTGTAAGGTTCTCTCCAGTGGTCCTAAGCCACcagacccccatcccttctgctcctcccccccaccctgcttGTCCGCCCGCCTATCactcagcccttcccttccctactcATCTTGACTTCCAGCCCTATccctccctgagcacttcttaCGCCGCCATGCTGCCAGAATAGGGCCTTGATGTAGCCAGCGGTGGCAGCACGGCGGTGCAGTGGTGCGGTGGCGGCATGGCAGCAGCAGCCGTGTAAGAAGTGCTCGGGGAGGGATAGGGAGGGCAGCAGGAGTCCAAGGcaagtggggaaaggaggggtaaGCGGCAGGCAGGCGGACCAGTGGGgcgggagaagaggagcagaagggatgggggtatGATacatgagaggaggaagggaaggaggcatttgGGCAGCGAGTTGGTAGGGGGGCCTGGAGTAGCGGAGGTTACTTAGGACCACGAGAGAGAGCCTTAATGGTGGCTGAACTACTGCAGAGGTGGGCTGAACTACTTCCCCTCACTGTGCCCTCCACTGGCCGGCCacatttggatttttttgtttgtgctTTAACTTCCGTGGCAACACTTATGCATAGCATGAGTATGCATTGCCACTTGTcggtttcaatttaaaaaaaattgcactagACCAACAAACCTCTGATTGCTTGATGGGCCGAGGAGTGGTGAGTAAAGGAGCGTGTTGCTCTCTCATGCTTTTTTCACCACTAGTGAGGAGGGCAAAAGGCGAGACGCAGCAGTAGAGTGTGGAAGGGCAAAATAGTGCGATTTACTATCCCGCAATTGCAGGTAGAAGACACCATGTGATTTAgccctcctggccatgggatgccagcctccaggtgtgacctggggatcccttgggatTATAATTGtcagactaaagagaccagtttCCCTTGAGAcactgtctgctttggagggcagacagtatggtattgtacccctctgaggtcaCTGTcctcccagactccatcccccaaaCTCTAGGAGGCTGAAGTTCTCCCAGCAGAACTGCTGTGGTTCATCCCCCTAGAACCTGGCATCCCCCTACCTATGGTTGGCGTGGCcaaacagcagctctccagatgtcccatgagaattgtagtctgtggacatctggaaagcttcAATTTGaacacccctgctctatggcatcacatcccagctgagctctctcccctccccaaactccacccacaGGCCCCACACTCAAATGCCCAGGGATTCCGCAACCTGGAATCGGTAACTTTGCCCCTTTATCCCTACATAATATGTATGTAGGATGACTATTTGTTGTGAAAATGACTGCCCTGTGTTCTTAAGGGCTCTGTCATAATCTCTTAGAGCCATTAGGTGGTGCTGTAAGCATGCAAAATAACAGCAAGCAGTTGGGATTTTGCTGCTGAAAAACTGTTGTGAGGCCACAACAGGTAAGTGTTAGCAAAAACAGGAACAAAGTTAAATACAAGTTCCCCCCCCACCCGAAAGTTTATTGCTATATTAAATATGAATAATGATTGTGTGACTCTTGGCCACATGATGATCGATTGCAACTGGATAAGGACAATTGTCTTGGAAGACCATTAAGATAGTAAAGATCAGGAATCTGAGCTGAGTCCTGTCAGTCTGATATAAAGAAACACCCAAGCTGAAATGCTGCAGCGGATCCACCTTGTTGATTCTTGTTGACTAGAGATTCTTAAACTGGTGCATCTTCCGCTGCTTTTTAAGCTCCATATACAAACCAAGCATTTCTTATAAATGAAACCTGAAACAATTTTTTATTTCTGAGATATGGTTACATTCCTATCCTAACTTTGCAATACATTCCCCACCAGAGCAAAATGGCCCCTTCTGTTTCTTCCATTTCATAGTCATCCCCCCACCTCTTTCCCCGctcccacccctttccccctGGCTATTTCATAAACTTGACAAGTCATTGTGAGTTAATTTGGTCTGGAAAGGGTGACATTTTTCTATGTGTGGTCAGGGAGTTGAATTTCCATGTGtatattgtttcatttttttcagtGTGTCTTTGCAGGACAGTAAAGAAACCTGCACAGTTCCAATTTTTCACCCAATATTACAGAGGGATATGATTTAtcaatgcagtaaaaaaaaatggttcatGCAACAGGAACGATCTCTGCTCAGTACTACAAAGAACTTCAAGGCAGGCTCGGAGAAAGAAATATGTAAGGAATGAATCCTTTCATCCAGAGGATTAAGCCTGAGAAGCTTTCCTGGGGAATTGCTGCTTGGTTTGGGAATAGCTTTTTGTGGCAGCCTCATGCCACACTTCTGCTCCCTGCAACTCGTTAAAAaatgaggaagggggaaatgaactcCCGAAGagtgccaccccctccaggttgcTTGGCGTTCTCAAAGCCATATTCCTTTAAGATGATGTAATAGTCATCTCCCTGGATGGTTTCTTCCCTGCACTGCTGAAACAACAGCATCTGAACTGCACTGGGAACTGTGGAACCACCCAGCTCAGCAACCAGAGGAGCGGCTTGGATAGTGAAAGCAGAGCAGGCAGCTTCCCTGAGCGTCCGTTCCTACAGCTGCAGGCTTGTTATTCTCTGGCCCTGGCTGGGAACATGGGAGGCTCCCTGCCCTTACTGATGGAGAGGCTATCACCGTGGGATGCCACTGAAATGTGCCAGGGCTTATCTCAGAATCTGGGCTCTTTGCAAGACGTCTAAACCAAGGTCCTCCTCCTGACATTCTGTCTCACCCTTAAGGATGCTAACTGGATTTATGCTCTTcttgcctctctcccccttctgcCTCAGTTACTGCTGTTGAGCTCCCCAGCTCTTTATTACCATTCTGCTTAACTTTCTTATGCTTGGGTTTAACTTGTAACTTCTGCATGGATATTGCCAAATGGACTTCGTTTACTCTTTCAGTCCTTTACCTGCTCTGGATTTGCTGCTCACCAGATCCAGCCTGCCTTCATGCTGATTTTGGGGTTGCttaggaaaaaatttttttgcttCCCTTTGCAGGAATGATAGATCAGCTGTAACTAAGGTAAGACTGGGGGTTCCGATCCCTTCATTTACTTCTAAATTAGATGCTTGTGCCAGCTGTAATGTGCAGTGCCTTGTTAACTCTTTCAATCACTGTTTTAATGATTGGCCAGAAaggaaatcttaaaaaaattaaatagggaAAATATTCCCAAATTGGTGTTACTTGGAGTGTTCAATACTTAAACTGCTTTTAACTCATTATTCATTTCTCATGCAAAGGGAAATAATTCTGTCTTCTCTTTCCCCTGTCTTCAATAGGCTTGTGAGACATGGTAAACTCGGCTTGATCCTGCCGTTTGGGCTATGCTGGAAGATCTGATTATTTAACTGCATTTCGTTGAACATTCAGCGTCACCTACCATTTCAGAATAAAGCTACTGTGCCTGGTCCTGTGGTAGTTGTTTTTTGGACAACTGGAAAAAATAGACCCCACAACCTTCTTTTCATGCTCCTTTCACCCCATCCCCAGTTCCAATACCTCACATATTAGGGCTTGGGAGGCCCTTGGGGAAGCAGGTGTACCTTGGATGTAACTGGGAGTTCTGCCTCAACTTGTGGTTGGTTTGTTTCAAAGTACCATGGCCTTGAGTGGAAACTGCAGGACTTACCTCCCTCCTAGAGAACAAGGGACAGTTGTGCAGTCCTTCCCAGAGGTAATAGAACTGAATGTGGGCGGCCAGGTTTATTTCACGCGCTACTCAACTTTAATAGGCATCCCCCACTCCCTGCTTTGGAAAATGTTCACCTCCAAGAGAGAGACTGTCAATGACCTAGCAAAGGATTCCAGGGGAAGGATTTTCATCGACAGAGATGGTTTCCTCTTCCGCTACATTCTGGACTATCTCAGGGACAAGCAGGTGGTCTTGCCTGACCACTTTCCAGAAAGAGGAAGGCTCAAGAGGGAAGCGGAGTACTTTCAGCTCCCAGACTTGGTCAAACTTCTGACTCCTGATGAGATCAAGCAAAGCCCCGATGACTATTGCCATAGTGACTATGAGGAGGTTTCCCAAAGCAGTGACACAAGGATAAGTGCCCCATCATCACTCTTACCTTCGGATCGAAAGTGGGGCTTCATTACCATTGGCTACAGAGGGTCATGCACCATGGGCAGGGAGACCCAAGCAGATGCCAAGTTCAGGAGAGTCCCAAGGATTTTGGTTTGTGGAAGGATTGCTTTAGTCAAAGAAGTTTTTGGAGAAAGTTTGAATGAGAGCAGAGACCCAGACCGGGCTCCAGATAGATATACCTCCAGGTTCTACCTGAAGTTTAGGCACCTGGAAAGGGCTTTTGACATGTTGTCAGAATGTGGATTCCACATGGTAGCATGTAATTCTTCGGTGACAGCTTCTTTTGTCAATCAATACACTGATGACAAGATTTGGTCCAGCTACACGGAATACGTCTTCTACCGTAAGTACAGGAGACACTGGTGTGGCGAGAGTTTGGATGCAGAACGAATGGTGTTTTCTGCTTCGTTTATATCCATAGCTTGAATGAGTGTCACAATTCTTGCTGCTAACTCTAGCTTCTTGCCAGAAGAACAGGAACCAAATGAATCTGTTTAGCTTAACTCTTTAAAGGCATTGACAGAGAACTTTAGTGGTGTGGTCTTGGCTAGGTGGCAGCACAGACTGCCAAAATTCCCCTCTTTACTGTTAGTGCCTACTCACGCAGACATGCCGTGATGCTGTGGTCACACCTTTCTTACGTGCCTGGTTACCTTGTGCATCTTTTGAGTGTTCTTTCGATGTAATGTAAGCTCTACTCAGACACTGCTGATTTAATTATAGAAGATCTTCAAATGAAGTTCAGTTTACAAAGGCGCTCGATAATAATCATGCCCTGTCAACAAAGCCCCAGTTCTTCCAtgcagagaaaggaaagggaaatctACTCACTCTGGCTGCTTTCCGTCAGGGGCGACATTCATAATCAAGGTCTTGTATAAAGCACTCTCTATATCCAGGAATGAACCTACTTTATCTTTGCTGGGATGACATAAATGTGCCTCCGAACTCGATACCTTTTCTCTGCTGGTAGCAATTGCATCAGATGACCTACTGCTTTTGAACTAATTTTCCGGCTGGTTGCTTCAACAGCCTTGTTAACTTGCCAAGCTAGGCATTATGTGGGAGGTGAGCGAATCAGACAATGGTTACACCAGGAGTGTGAGATTTCCATCATTCTATGGCAGAACTTGATGTAGGCTGAAGCATTGTAGCCTGAGTTTACTTCCAAGGGAGAAGAAATTAGCCTGTTAGTACAACCAAGTATGCATTGTGTTTTTAAAGATACTGTTTTGTGGTAGAGGTTAATGTTAGACACCTGCTTCTTATCTTATTGACTTAGTGCATTATGCCTCACTGTTTGAATGAGTGTGCGATAGTTGCTTGATCTGCAAGTCTGCAGAATTTGAGAAGTGGTGTCTGTTTAATGGTCATATTTCTGGTGGGTGTCCAGTCTCTTAAGACACTTGTTTTAGAAGTTCACAAAAGCATCAAGTGCATTTGCTGTCAATGATTTTTCTATATGCCTACAATTTAATTTCTGAAGTATTCTTACCAACATAATTCACACTGATCTGTCTGCTGCAGAAAGTAATGGGGGGGAAATAGAAAAGTATAAGCTATGTCTTGACAATGCcgttctaagcagagttgcactctTCTACGTGAACTGGCATCAGTGGATGTAGAAGGACATAGCTCTATTTACGATCATATGCTAGTTATCTCATGTAAATGATTACCAATGTGTCTGTTTacctgtgtggggggggaggggaggagatccAGAAAGCTGCTGCAGTTGTAGTTGTTTTTTATTTTGTCCATTAGCCCAGTGCTCAGGATGAAACTATGTGCTGGTTAGGAAAGAAAGATAATGGATATTTCTTGTTTAATGCCGcctgttttaaaatattgggatATTTTGTGTCCTTTGATCTCTAAAATGCTTTTCAAAGTAGAAAAATGAAGATTGCAGGTTGTCTCACCATTCTGACTTGTTTAAAAAAGAATGTAAACTGTTAAGCTTTTTCCCTCCCTGTTATAATCACAGGTTGTACAATTAGTGCAACTGGCAGTAAATCTGTCCTGATGATACAGTTCCCAGGGCTCCATCCCTTGATAAATATAGTAGTAGCTCTTTCACTCTTACTCTGAAATACCCATCATTCTTTGTTGAGTTATATTCTCTGTCTCTGCCATATGGATATAtgtgtttacacacacacacaaacacacacacactatggaaAGAAGTGGTAAAGTTCAGCGCCTTGGCACTTGAGGTATGATCCACACAGGTGTTTTGGTGTATTAACAGtccttccttgccaagttacCAACAGTGAAGGCTTAACAGATTCTAGGCATCTCTGAACATGAGGCCCAGGTAGCTGCTGTGAAACAAATATGCTGGTGCTTCTTTATCTGATGGTGGCAGCACAAAGCTCCTGGTTTGAAAATAGGACACCACTGACTGGTGGCTGCTTACCACAGGCTGAAGCTGCTTCCTTAAGATTTGGTAGCAGCTCCTGGGGTTGCAAATCAGCTGGGCCATGAATTCTTCCAATTGTGCTACCAGGAGAGCCACAGACAATATTAAGATGTGGGTTAGGCTTTCCATGATTTATCTACTATCATGTTGTTAATGATAGTGAACCAACTCTCTTGTCTTAGGGTGGGgttaagaataaggtgaccagattttaacattggtaaagcgggacaccattgattggggggggggggggggttcttgattaaaattttggtctatatggagcaacaaaaagtttcacagaacgcatagaatgcaaaaatagtattgtatattttttaaaaatttcaacataagtacaatttgccaggtatccccagatgtccaaaagtgggacaatctggtcaccttagttaagAACCAAAATCCTTTGCTGAACCATACTTTGAGATTAATTCCATatctattgtatttatttattatttgatttgtataccttcCTTTTCTGCAAGTGGGCCTGCGGCGGTTTGCAACAATGAATAAAATTTCATCAAACAGTTCAAACACAAAGTTCAGTTTTTTCATTCCCCTCTCACTGCCTTTCTATACCATGTGAGGAAATGGTCATTGGATAGGGAGCCAAGGAGAGGATGGAGGTCCATATGTTCTCTGACCACCATGGCCTTCACAAGAGGCCTGGTGGAT
Proteins encoded:
- the KCTD16 gene encoding BTB/POZ domain-containing protein KCTD16, with the protein product MALSGNCRTYLPPREQGTVVQSFPEVIELNVGGQVYFTRYSTLIGIPHSLLWKMFTSKRETVNDLAKDSRGRIFIDRDGFLFRYILDYLRDKQVVLPDHFPERGRLKREAEYFQLPDLVKLLTPDEIKQSPDDYCHSDYEEVSQSSDTRISAPSSLLPSDRKWGFITIGYRGSCTMGRETQADAKFRRVPRILVCGRIALVKEVFGESLNESRDPDRAPDRYTSRFYLKFRHLERAFDMLSECGFHMVACNSSVTASFVNQYTDDKIWSSYTEYVFYREPSRWSSSHCDCCCKNGKGDKEGESGTSCNELSTSSCDSQSEASSPQETVICGPVTRQSNIQTLDRPVKKGPVQLLQQSEIRRKSDLLRTLTSGSRESNSSKKKTVKEKLSIEEELEKCIQDFLKIKIPDRFPERKHPWQSELLRKYHL